A window from Alkalicoccobacillus plakortidis encodes these proteins:
- the fabZ gene encoding 3-hydroxyacyl-ACP dehydratase FabZ, with amino-acid sequence MLTIEQIKEIIPHRYPFLLIDRVDEVEEGKRAVAIKNVTANEEFFNGHFPDYPVMPGVLILEALAQTGAVSILTKEENKGKIGLFGGIEKCRFKRQVKPGDQLRLEVEITRLKGPVAKAHGVATVNGEVAVEADMTFALQPNA; translated from the coding sequence ATGTTAACGATTGAGCAAATTAAAGAGATTATTCCGCACCGTTATCCGTTTTTATTGATTGATCGGGTGGATGAAGTAGAAGAGGGGAAGCGTGCGGTTGCTATTAAAAATGTAACGGCAAATGAAGAGTTTTTTAATGGGCATTTTCCTGATTATCCTGTGATGCCGGGTGTGTTAATTCTTGAAGCACTTGCGCAAACGGGAGCGGTTTCGATTCTGACGAAGGAAGAGAACAAAGGCAAGATCGGACTTTTTGGTGGCATTGAAAAGTGTCGTTTTAAAAGACAGGTGAAGCCTGGAGATCAGCTTCGTCTTGAAGTGGAGATCACACGCTTAAAAGGACCAGTGGCGAAAGCGCATGGCGTGGCTACTGTAAATGGCGAGGTTGCTGTTGAGGCAGATATGACGTTTGCTCTGCAGCCAAACGCGTAA
- a CDS encoding alpha/beta hydrolase produces MASFHGYVAPVSLGIQTGLQIILPEHTNQTTQPKTLYLLHGMGDNETIWTRRTAIERYADTYGFSVIMPSVDTSYYTDMAYGKNYWTYISEELPKIISTHFNITTDPEHTYVAGLSMGGYGSFKLALNHPNRFRAAASFSGALDVKSLLAHTPEENKEQRKLSLKIIFGDNPNLDAIGADLFSLITKHQEAGLALPDLYQYCGTDDFLYRMNTNFSNHLKEQGIKAYYEESKADHTWDYWDYCIESFLKKICERDNA; encoded by the coding sequence ATGGCAAGCTTTCACGGATACGTTGCACCAGTCTCACTAGGAATACAGACAGGATTACAGATTATCCTTCCAGAACACACAAACCAAACCACCCAACCGAAAACTCTCTATCTACTTCACGGCATGGGGGACAACGAAACGATCTGGACACGCCGCACGGCTATCGAACGTTACGCCGATACATATGGCTTCAGCGTTATCATGCCAAGCGTCGACACAAGCTATTACACAGACATGGCCTACGGAAAAAACTATTGGACCTACATCTCAGAAGAACTCCCAAAAATCATCAGCACCCACTTCAACATAACAACTGATCCCGAACACACCTACGTTGCCGGACTATCCATGGGAGGCTACGGCTCCTTTAAACTCGCCCTAAACCACCCAAACCGCTTCCGCGCAGCCGCCAGCTTCTCCGGCGCACTAGACGTCAAAAGTCTGCTCGCGCACACACCAGAAGAAAACAAAGAACAACGCAAACTCAGCCTGAAAATCATCTTTGGAGACAACCCAAACCTTGACGCAATAGGAGCCGACCTATTCTCGCTCATCACCAAACACCAAGAGGCTGGCCTTGCACTACCCGATCTCTATCAATACTGCGGAACCGACGACTTCCTCTATCGCATGAACACGAACTTCAGCAACCATCTAAAAGAACAAGGCATCAAAGCTTATTACGAAGAATCCAAAGCCGACCACACATGGGATTACTGGGATTATTGCATTGAATCATTTTTGAAGAAGATCTGTGAGAGGGACAACGCTTAG
- a CDS encoding ABC transporter ATP-binding protein → MENQQARPLVVENISKSLGGKKIIKDLSFSVEAGKIYGFLGPNGSGKTTTIRMIVSLIGLDAGDVKIGGHSIRTEREQALSQIGAIVENPDLYEYMSGRKNLIHFARMTNKKVTTERIDEVIKMVELDHAIDKKVKTYSLGMKQRLGIALSILHEPSVLILDEPTNGLDPKGIRELRSYLKDLAHNSGVAILVSSHLLSEIELMCDRAIVIKEGQVINELAVNDKEQGEEQEVAAVFEVNQLEKAEALLLQYGTVRKEENRIILENTTVEQVPSIVSALVKQEIDIYHVSYKKSLEDTYHLLTEKEVI, encoded by the coding sequence ATGGAAAATCAGCAGGCGCGGCCTTTGGTTGTCGAGAATATCAGCAAAAGCTTAGGTGGAAAGAAGATCATTAAGGATCTATCTTTCTCAGTAGAAGCAGGGAAAATTTACGGTTTTCTTGGACCAAACGGATCGGGGAAAACAACAACGATTCGAATGATTGTTAGCTTAATTGGACTTGACGCAGGGGATGTCAAAATCGGCGGACACAGCATTCGCACAGAAAGAGAGCAAGCTCTCTCACAAATTGGTGCGATTGTTGAAAATCCAGATTTATACGAATACATGAGCGGACGAAAGAATCTGATTCATTTTGCTCGCATGACTAATAAGAAAGTCACTACCGAGCGCATTGATGAAGTCATCAAGATGGTTGAATTAGATCATGCCATTGATAAAAAAGTCAAAACCTACTCTCTTGGCATGAAACAGCGACTTGGTATTGCCTTATCCATTTTACATGAACCCAGTGTACTCATTTTAGACGAACCTACAAACGGATTAGATCCAAAAGGCATCCGGGAGCTGCGTTCTTATCTAAAAGATCTCGCCCACAATTCAGGAGTAGCCATTCTTGTCTCCTCACATCTTTTATCGGAAATTGAACTGATGTGCGACCGCGCCATTGTGATAAAAGAAGGCCAAGTCATTAACGAGCTTGCAGTGAACGACAAAGAGCAAGGAGAAGAACAGGAAGTCGCTGCTGTCTTTGAAGTAAATCAGCTGGAAAAAGCCGAGGCACTGCTTCTGCAATACGGAACCGTTCGCAAAGAAGAGAACCGAATTATCCTAGAAAATACAACGGTTGAGCAGGTCCCATCGATTGTATCTGCCCTAGTAAAACAGGAAATTGACATTTATCACGTTTCATATAAAAAGTCACTCGAAGATACGTATCATTTGTTAACAGAAAAGGAAGTGATCTAG
- a CDS encoding ABC transporter permease — MFLSLVQNEWMKAYYRNKFIVFCLVISGLIGIGAVLTTLFNNYDFGAEEPVESISALEFTVSALEATSIFVLVFSVVILISSIASEFKSGTMKQLLIRPVSRTNILVSKWVMTFLATIMILIGIALVSLIIGSIFFGSDTPFVETISALGLWILYNLPMFFFFQTLGLFIAVLTRSTALSVAAVIVLNFVGGVITMFLLRFEWSKYLITANLSLQDYSQNEHLFFGGTPLMENMTLGFSLTIIAVYSIVLLLIAHLVFSKKDVLS; from the coding sequence ATGTTTCTATCATTGGTGCAGAATGAGTGGATGAAGGCTTATTATCGGAATAAATTTATTGTGTTTTGCCTGGTTATTTCGGGACTAATCGGAATTGGAGCAGTGCTCACTACTTTATTTAATAACTATGACTTTGGAGCAGAGGAACCTGTTGAATCTATATCCGCGCTTGAGTTTACTGTAAGTGCTTTGGAAGCTACTTCAATCTTTGTGCTTGTGTTTAGTGTAGTGATATTGATCTCAAGTATTGCGAGCGAATTTAAAAGTGGTACGATGAAGCAGTTGTTGATCCGACCGGTTTCACGTACAAATATTCTTGTATCTAAATGGGTAATGACATTCCTAGCAACTATTATGATTCTGATCGGCATTGCCCTGGTTAGTTTGATTATTGGTAGCATTTTCTTCGGCTCTGATACTCCTTTCGTTGAAACGATTTCAGCACTTGGATTATGGATTTTATATAATTTACCTATGTTTTTCTTTTTCCAGACTCTAGGTCTTTTCATAGCCGTTTTAACTAGAAGCACAGCTCTTTCTGTGGCTGCTGTCATAGTCTTAAATTTTGTCGGTGGCGTTATTACTATGTTTCTTTTACGATTCGAATGGTCTAAATATCTAATCACAGCAAACCTATCACTACAGGATTATAGTCAGAATGAGCATCTATTCTTTGGAGGTACTCCATTAATGGAGAATATGACTCTTGGATTCTCACTAACCATTATTGCTGTCTATTCCATCGTGCTCCTGCTCATCGCTCATCTTGTTTTCAGTAAAAAGGATGTATTATCATAA
- a CDS encoding GntR family transcriptional regulator, translating to MTIEFDPSKPIYRQIADYYYQKISSGELRPGDKLPSVRETAQSLRVNPNTASRSYLEMDREGVTFTKRGHGTFVTEDEEVVRELRVQLAQSHIKELIDYLYKLGFSNKQIKDQLDSLLETEDGETNAKNRTKKPL from the coding sequence GTGACCATTGAGTTTGACCCATCAAAACCCATCTACAGACAAATAGCAGATTATTATTATCAAAAAATCAGTAGCGGAGAACTCCGCCCTGGCGATAAGCTTCCTTCCGTCAGAGAAACCGCCCAGTCCCTGCGAGTGAACCCAAACACCGCTTCACGATCCTATCTAGAGATGGATCGTGAAGGTGTGACGTTCACGAAACGGGGTCATGGTACATTTGTAACTGAGGACGAAGAGGTGGTTAGAGAATTGAGAGTACAACTAGCACAATCTCATATCAAAGAATTGATTGACTATCTATATAAGCTCGGATTCTCAAACAAGCAAATTAAAGATCAGCTTGATTCGTTATTAGAGACGGAGGATGGTGAAACCAATGCAAAAAATCGAACTAAAAAACCTCTCTAA